From the Nodularia sp. NIES-3585 genome, one window contains:
- a CDS encoding T3SS effector HopA1 family protein: MLDSSTNPLLTSLLDIASNIEIRSNFSIYHPNYQPFALPAKVAERFQQNPAALQHKYLNLLLRNFLYGIYYNGSLQSTLAVNIETANCLRHQSLEVNSIVDVDWEFYEQLQTSNHGNGYFDPSWQVLRLEPDGSMAVTKGGLTVYVEPDCHFKPGKKSAQVGESVAIWMPKNRLQKGCYLAVSNFGQEKQGNPDADLGIGRIYFNFTSDGAIACMDGLTQQLNAANIPFTFQVFYNPVAYGRYDSGILYFERQDYPAIHQILQAVYTQYQSHFQPEIPLFTKFLAPGLSLAEEPSQKFAAQETFGMNRCQIVANALLEAWEKGKNAMEERMGAIDQHFTQHLIDLQRPYLNPSSEDIYQPLK, translated from the coding sequence ATGCTAGATTCTTCTACCAATCCGTTGCTAACTTCTCTGCTTGATATTGCTAGTAATATCGAAATTAGGTCTAACTTCTCTATTTACCATCCCAATTATCAACCGTTTGCTTTACCAGCGAAAGTAGCAGAGAGATTTCAACAAAATCCGGCGGCTTTACAGCATAAATATCTGAATCTATTACTGCGAAATTTCCTTTACGGCATCTATTACAATGGTTCCTTACAAAGTACTTTGGCAGTTAATATTGAAACGGCTAATTGCTTGCGACACCAAAGTTTAGAAGTTAATTCTATTGTGGATGTCGATTGGGAATTTTACGAACAACTACAAACTAGCAATCACGGTAATGGTTATTTTGACCCCAGTTGGCAGGTATTGCGTCTGGAACCGGATGGTAGTATGGCAGTAACTAAAGGCGGTTTGACAGTATATGTAGAACCAGACTGTCATTTCAAACCCGGTAAAAAATCTGCCCAGGTGGGGGAATCAGTAGCGATTTGGATGCCTAAAAATCGACTGCAAAAGGGTTGTTATTTAGCAGTAAGTAACTTTGGACAGGAAAAGCAAGGTAACCCAGACGCGGATTTGGGTATAGGCAGAATCTATTTTAACTTTACCTCAGATGGTGCGATCGCTTGCATGGATGGATTGACGCAGCAACTAAATGCAGCTAATATTCCTTTTACTTTTCAGGTTTTCTATAATCCTGTCGCATACGGACGCTATGATTCAGGTATACTTTATTTTGAACGCCAGGATTATCCAGCAATTCACCAAATTCTTCAAGCTGTTTATACACAGTATCAATCTCATTTCCAGCCAGAAATACCTTTATTTACTAAGTTTTTAGCACCTGGACTGAGTTTAGCGGAAGAACCCAGCCAAAAATTTGCCGCACAGGAAACTTTTGGGATGAACAGGTGTCAAATTGTGGCAAATGCTTTGTTAGAGGCTTGGGAAAAAGGTAAAAATGCCATGGAGGAACGCATGGGGGCGATTGATCAACACTTTACCCAGCATTTGATTGATTTGCAGCGTCCTTACCTCAATCCTAGTTCTGAGGATATATACCAACCTTTGAAGTAA